The Mesorhizobium sp. NBSH29 genome has a segment encoding these proteins:
- a CDS encoding DNA polymerase IV, giving the protein MPTPANDPNHGFCRDCMTPQHGDAKRCQACGSPRLTRHPELYRLTIAHVDCDAFYAAVEKRDNPALKDKPVIIGGGKRGVVSTACYIARINGVRSAMPMFKALEACPQAVVVKPDMEKYVRVGREVRQMMQALTPLVEPVSIDEAFLDLSGTERLHGRPPAQVLGQFAIDVEREIGISVSAGLSYCKFLAKVASDFRKPRGFSVIGEAEALGFLAEQPVTLIWGVGKSFAATLARDGITMIGQLQKLERRELAQRYGSMGDRLFHLARGIDQRSIQPDHDAKSVSAETTFDTDLATAADLVPILRALAEKVSARLKKSGIAGRTVVLKLKTQDFKLRTRNRQLSDPTRLADRIFLTGLQMLAKETDGTKYRLLGIGVSELSDDSRADPPDLVDTQATKRAKAEGAIDTLRGKFGRSAVETGYTFGKGRNAHPPEPLDE; this is encoded by the coding sequence ATGCCGACACCTGCCAACGATCCGAACCACGGTTTCTGCCGCGACTGCATGACCCCGCAGCACGGTGACGCGAAGCGTTGCCAAGCGTGCGGAAGCCCGCGACTGACACGCCATCCCGAGCTTTACCGTCTGACAATTGCGCACGTCGACTGCGATGCCTTCTACGCGGCGGTGGAAAAACGCGACAACCCCGCGCTGAAGGACAAGCCGGTGATCATCGGTGGCGGCAAGCGTGGCGTTGTCTCGACTGCCTGCTACATCGCGCGCATCAATGGCGTGCGCTCGGCAATGCCTATGTTCAAGGCGCTGGAAGCCTGCCCGCAGGCGGTCGTGGTGAAACCGGATATGGAAAAATATGTGCGCGTCGGGCGCGAGGTGCGCCAGATGATGCAAGCGCTGACGCCGCTGGTGGAGCCTGTTTCCATCGACGAGGCTTTTTTGGACCTCTCCGGCACCGAGCGGCTGCATGGCCGCCCGCCGGCGCAGGTGCTCGGGCAGTTTGCCATTGATGTCGAACGCGAGATTGGTATCTCCGTGTCGGCCGGGCTGTCTTACTGCAAGTTCCTCGCCAAGGTGGCATCGGATTTTCGCAAGCCGCGCGGCTTTTCAGTAATCGGCGAGGCCGAGGCGCTGGGGTTTCTGGCTGAACAACCGGTGACGCTGATCTGGGGCGTTGGAAAGTCGTTTGCAGCGACGCTGGCACGCGACGGCATTACCATGATCGGCCAGTTGCAAAAACTGGAACGGCGCGAGCTGGCGCAGCGCTACGGCAGCATGGGCGACCGGCTGTTTCACCTTGCGCGCGGGATTGATCAGCGCAGCATCCAGCCCGACCATGATGCGAAAAGCGTTTCGGCAGAAACTACCTTTGACACCGATCTGGCGACGGCTGCCGATCTGGTTCCTATCCTGCGGGCGCTTGCCGAAAAAGTTTCGGCACGCCTGAAGAAATCTGGCATCGCCGGGCGTACGGTCGTGCTGAAGCTCAAAACACAGGATTTCAAACTGCGCACCCGCAACCGGCAGCTCAGCGATCCGACCCGTCTGGCTGACCGCATTTTCCTGACCGGGCTGCAAATGCTGGCCAAGGAAACCGACGGCACAAAATACCGGCTGCTTGGTATCGGCGTCAGCGAGTTGTCGGATGACAGTCGGGCTGATCCACCCGATCTGGTCGACACGCAAGCCACAAAGCGCGCCAAAGCTGAAGGCGCAATCGATACGCTGCGGGGGAAATTCGGGCGTAGCGCCGTCGAGACGGGCTATACTTTTGGCAAAGGCCGCAACGCCCATCCGCCCGAGCCGCTTGACGAATGA
- a CDS encoding DMT family transporter, which yields MTETASIPKAALWMAGWLFLMLVTALAGRETTRDLNVFQVMEMRSVIGFFMLLPLVHLAGGWAAMRTARPAAHIGRNAAHYFGQLSWLYALTLIPLAEVVSIEFTTPFWTAILAVLYLGERLSRAKIAALVLGIIGVAVIVRPGTSAAEPGHLVMLAGAVGFAVSIVLVKALTRTESVVRIIFWMVIIQSVIGLIPALWVWRTPPASVWPWIMLIAFSGTFSHFCMARALAYADAMVVVPMDFLRVPLTALLGYLVYCEQIDMFTAIGAALILLGNLFNISRRKATVADLPSS from the coding sequence ATGACCGAGACAGCGTCCATTCCCAAAGCAGCCCTATGGATGGCCGGGTGGCTCTTCCTGATGCTCGTGACCGCGCTTGCCGGGCGCGAGACGACGCGCGACCTGAATGTGTTTCAGGTCATGGAGATGCGCTCGGTGATCGGCTTTTTCATGCTTTTGCCGCTGGTTCACCTGGCGGGCGGGTGGGCGGCGATGCGTACGGCACGCCCTGCAGCCCATATCGGGCGCAACGCCGCGCATTATTTCGGACAGCTCTCCTGGCTTTATGCTCTCACGCTCATTCCGCTAGCCGAAGTGGTCTCCATTGAGTTCACCACGCCTTTCTGGACGGCCATTCTGGCTGTGCTTTATCTCGGCGAGCGGCTCAGCCGGGCCAAAATCGCGGCCCTTGTGCTTGGGATTATCGGCGTGGCGGTCATCGTGCGGCCGGGCACCAGCGCGGCCGAGCCCGGCCATTTGGTGATGCTGGCAGGCGCCGTCGGGTTTGCTGTCTCGATCGTGCTGGTCAAGGCGCTGACCCGCACCGAAAGCGTCGTCCGCATCATTTTCTGGATGGTCATCATCCAGTCGGTGATCGGGTTGATCCCGGCTCTATGGGTCTGGCGCACGCCGCCTGCGAGTGTCTGGCCGTGGATCATGCTGATCGCTTTTTCGGGAACTTTTTCTCACTTTTGCATGGCACGGGCGCTGGCTTACGCCGATGCCATGGTTGTCGTGCCAATGGACTTTTTGCGCGTGCCGCTTACCGCTTTACTCGGCTATCTCGTCTATTGCGAGCAGATCGATATGTTCACCGCCATCGGCGCGGCATTGATCCTGCTTGGCAATCTCTTCAACATTTCGCGGCGCAAGGCGACGGTGGCGGACCTGCCGAGTTCGTAG